One Nocardia farcinica genomic region harbors:
- a CDS encoding RNB domain-containing ribonuclease produces the protein MELHQRIVSAPVDFGAIRSEFGLASAYPAEAIAEARDAADAFAGTRVDRTDIDLVTIDPPGALDLDQALCLRRTQTGFLLHYAIADVGAVIAPDGALARESGARGQTFYLPDGTVPLHPPVLAEDAASLLPDRVRPAALWTIELDEAAEPVHYEVTRALVRSRARLDYAGVQADADAGRLHPSIAALPEFGTRRIEAGLARGAIGLRLPAQSVVRDGANHGHWRLVLEPRTAADDWNEQVSLLTGMCAARIMLDTPAPERIGLLRTMPSPPESAVASLRRTAAALGVPWPADVPVGRLLAGLDPNSPAGLVLMSEATSLLRGAAYTILTGADGEESLHHSGLGAPYAHVTAPLRRLSDRFTTEICLARCAGTEVPSWVRAGLAAAADTMKRTDGLANKVDRACIDLTEATLLAPRIGTEFEASVLRAAEGNRPAEIFVADPPLLGPCTGEPPEGQRVRVTLTTADPVSRTIGFAYRA, from the coding sequence GTGGAACTGCACCAGCGGATCGTCTCGGCGCCGGTCGACTTCGGCGCCATCAGATCCGAATTCGGGTTGGCCTCGGCGTATCCGGCCGAGGCCATCGCGGAAGCCCGCGACGCGGCCGACGCGTTCGCGGGCACCCGGGTCGATCGCACCGACATCGACCTGGTCACCATCGACCCGCCCGGCGCCCTCGATCTCGACCAGGCCCTGTGCCTGCGGCGCACGCAGACGGGTTTCCTGCTCCACTACGCGATCGCCGACGTCGGCGCCGTGATCGCCCCGGACGGCGCGCTCGCCCGCGAGTCCGGTGCCCGGGGCCAGACCTTCTACCTGCCGGACGGCACCGTCCCGCTGCATCCCCCGGTGCTCGCCGAAGACGCCGCCAGCCTGCTTCCCGACCGCGTCCGCCCGGCCGCGCTGTGGACGATCGAACTCGACGAGGCCGCCGAGCCGGTCCACTACGAGGTGACCAGGGCGCTGGTGCGCTCCCGCGCCCGCCTCGACTACGCGGGCGTGCAGGCCGACGCCGACGCGGGCCGCCTGCACCCCTCGATCGCGGCCCTGCCGGAGTTCGGCACCCGGCGCATCGAGGCGGGCCTGGCCCGCGGCGCGATCGGGCTGCGCCTGCCCGCGCAGAGCGTCGTGCGCGACGGCGCCAACCACGGACACTGGCGGCTCGTGCTGGAGCCGCGCACCGCCGCCGACGACTGGAACGAGCAGGTCTCGCTGCTCACCGGCATGTGCGCGGCGCGGATCATGCTCGACACCCCGGCGCCCGAGCGGATCGGGTTGCTGCGCACCATGCCGTCGCCACCGGAATCCGCGGTCGCCTCCCTGCGCCGCACCGCCGCCGCACTGGGTGTGCCCTGGCCCGCGGACGTGCCGGTAGGCAGGCTGCTGGCCGGTCTCGATCCGAACAGCCCCGCCGGCCTGGTGCTGATGTCGGAGGCGACCAGCCTGCTGCGCGGCGCCGCCTACACGATCCTCACCGGCGCCGACGGCGAGGAGTCGTTGCACCACAGTGGGCTCGGCGCGCCCTATGCCCACGTCACCGCGCCGCTGCGCAGGCTGTCCGATCGGTTCACCACCGAGATCTGCCTGGCCCGGTGCGCGGGCACCGAGGTGCCGTCCTGGGTGCGCGCGGGCCTCGCCGCGGCCGCCGACACGATGAAGCGCACCGACGGTCTCGCGAACAAGGTCGACCGCGCCTGCATCGACCTCACCGAGGCCACCCTGCTGGCGCCCCGGATCGGCACCGAGTTCGAGGCGTCGGTGCTGCGGGCGGCCGAGGGCAACCGGCCCGCGGAGATCTTCGTCGCCGATCCGCCCCTGCTCGGTCCGTGCACCGGCGAGCCGCCGGAAGGGCAGCGGGTGCGGGTGACGCTGACGACGGCCGACCCGGTGAGCCGCACGATCGGCTTCGCGTACCGAGCCTGA